The proteins below come from a single Psychrobacter sp. FDAARGOS_221 genomic window:
- a CDS encoding RelA/SpoT family protein: MVKVREGLPLIDGQTTAEDSASLAAQMIAQQQHGYYNPTRVSYDMLNEDLKKQLATSKLTTAMDRTLQADILPLNDVSILKKIQLDNLTYFQNTAHPTTGDHVRSNSNMGNQGDSSVSTAETDAKLTDEPTKKLAENTLIDLPAWLKAVSNRVNISQLPDLAKACDLIGTKSSLDEEGGRSSAFMTGIGMTDILTYLYQDEDALTAAMLYRAARTQLITHARIQEVFGNEVATLVKDALAMGRLSEIIESNKHLEDHFVNNQREQLSNIYSMLISMTNDVRVVLIKLAERTFAMRELSYASEERRQRVSREVMTIYAPLAHRLGIAQIKWELEDLAFRYLAPERYKETAKLLAEKRSEREAYIERVQAKLENALKEAGIKGEVSGRVKHIYSIYRKMKLKGLSFDQLYDIRALRVLVDTPAECYHTLGLVHGMWRHIPEQFDDYITNPKANGYRSLHTAVIAEHKSLEIQIRTHQMHFEAELGMCAHVNYKEGGKNKQDAYLSQKINSLRQLLLAGSDNTNKNLLDPNLTEEFGQDVESDDEQLVDFGELEHIYVFSRDGDITELPKGATVLDFAYYVHTQVGNRAQAARVNQRFVPLTYQLKTGEQVEIITKSSREPNRDWLVPSLGYIQTSRARSKLRQWFNKQDRDKNLEIGKQMLAKELARLSVSANSVHLKDYVKHFGMNSADDILIALVTGEIGLHQLTGHISRELNLVTDKDEPDYVPNTHHTQHKSHDKQDANQVYIDGLDNIETRFANCCQPIYGEPIAGFITQSSGVSIHNRGCAEYARLIEREPERQISATWTTQQTTYQPVEIIIEAYDRRGLLRDLTQVIDKENINIRGVDTNSDNDNVAHLKFKLEVTGLSQLSKLLAKLEQQPGILHARRAV, encoded by the coding sequence TTGGTAAAAGTTCGTGAAGGGTTACCCCTGATTGATGGTCAAACGACGGCGGAAGACAGCGCCTCCCTAGCGGCACAAATGATAGCCCAGCAGCAGCATGGCTATTATAACCCTACCCGCGTCTCCTACGATATGCTTAACGAAGATCTGAAAAAGCAGTTGGCAACTTCAAAGTTGACCACAGCCATGGATCGTACCCTACAAGCAGACATATTGCCGCTTAATGATGTCTCCATTCTAAAAAAGATTCAGCTTGATAACCTGACTTACTTTCAAAATACAGCGCACCCTACCACAGGTGATCATGTCCGGTCTAACAGCAACATGGGTAATCAAGGCGATAGTAGTGTATCTACCGCTGAAACAGATGCCAAATTAACCGATGAACCAACCAAGAAACTGGCAGAAAATACTCTCATTGACCTGCCTGCTTGGCTAAAGGCGGTTTCCAACCGAGTCAATATCTCACAGTTGCCAGATTTGGCTAAAGCCTGTGACTTGATTGGCACTAAGTCTAGCTTAGACGAAGAAGGCGGTCGCTCTAGCGCCTTTATGACAGGTATTGGCATGACCGATATCCTAACCTATTTATATCAAGATGAAGATGCGCTGACCGCTGCTATGCTCTATCGTGCTGCACGTACGCAGCTGATTACGCATGCGCGTATCCAAGAGGTGTTTGGCAATGAAGTCGCTACCTTGGTAAAAGATGCGTTGGCCATGGGGCGGTTGTCAGAAATTATTGAAAGTAACAAACACCTAGAAGATCACTTCGTTAATAACCAACGCGAGCAGTTGTCTAATATCTACAGTATGCTAATCTCAATGACCAACGATGTGCGTGTGGTATTGATTAAGCTGGCTGAGCGTACCTTTGCTATGCGCGAGCTATCCTACGCCAGCGAAGAGCGTCGACAGCGCGTATCACGTGAGGTAATGACCATCTATGCGCCACTGGCACACCGCTTAGGTATTGCGCAAATAAAGTGGGAGCTTGAGGATTTAGCATTCCGCTATTTGGCCCCCGAACGCTACAAAGAAACCGCCAAGCTATTGGCAGAAAAGCGCAGTGAGCGTGAAGCCTATATCGAGCGTGTACAAGCAAAACTTGAAAACGCCCTAAAAGAGGCCGGTATCAAAGGCGAGGTCTCTGGACGGGTCAAGCACATCTACTCTATTTATCGCAAAATGAAGCTCAAAGGGCTATCCTTTGATCAACTTTATGATATCCGTGCGCTACGTGTGTTGGTCGATACGCCAGCTGAGTGTTACCACACTTTAGGCTTGGTGCATGGCATGTGGCGCCATATTCCTGAACAGTTTGACGACTATATAACCAATCCTAAAGCCAATGGTTATCGCTCATTACATACCGCTGTTATTGCGGAACACAAGTCATTAGAGATTCAAATTCGTACCCATCAGATGCACTTCGAAGCTGAGCTGGGTATGTGTGCTCACGTTAACTACAAAGAGGGCGGCAAAAATAAACAAGACGCTTATCTGAGTCAAAAGATTAACTCGTTGCGTCAGCTGTTATTGGCCGGAAGCGACAATACCAATAAAAACCTGCTTGACCCTAACTTAACCGAAGAATTTGGGCAAGACGTAGAGTCAGATGACGAGCAGTTGGTCGATTTTGGTGAGCTTGAACACATTTACGTCTTTAGCCGTGACGGTGACATTACTGAATTACCAAAAGGTGCTACGGTGCTCGATTTTGCCTATTATGTGCATACTCAAGTCGGTAACCGTGCCCAAGCAGCGCGTGTTAACCAACGCTTTGTGCCACTCACCTATCAACTTAAGACAGGTGAACAGGTTGAGATTATCACCAAGTCATCGCGCGAGCCCAACCGTGATTGGTTGGTGCCATCTTTAGGCTATATCCAAACCAGTCGCGCCCGCTCTAAGCTACGCCAATGGTTTAATAAGCAAGATAGAGATAAGAACTTAGAAATTGGCAAACAGATGCTTGCCAAGGAGCTTGCTCGCTTGTCGGTTAGCGCCAATAGTGTCCATCTAAAAGATTACGTTAAACACTTTGGCATGAACTCTGCCGATGATATTTTGATTGCGTTGGTCACCGGCGAGATTGGTCTGCATCAACTGACTGGTCATATTTCTCGTGAACTTAATCTAGTCACTGATAAAGATGAGCCAGACTATGTGCCTAATACGCATCACACCCAACATAAGTCCCATGATAAGCAAGATGCCAATCAGGTATACATCGACGGTCTAGATAACATTGAAACCCGTTTTGCCAATTGTTGTCAGCCCATCTATGGTGAGCCTATTGCCGGCTTTATTACCCAAAGCAGTGGCGTGTCCATTCATAACCGCGGCTGTGCAGAATATGCCCGTCTTATTGAACGTGAACCTGAGCGTCAAATCTCAGCGACTTGGACTACCCAACAGACGACCTATCAGCCAGTTGAGATTATCATTGAAGCCTATGACAGACGTGGCTTACTGCGTGACTTAACCCAAGTCATTGATAAAGAAAACATCAATATTCGCGGTGTAGACACCAACAGTGATAATGATAATGTGGCGCACTTGAAGTTTAAATTAGAAGTCACCGGTCTGTCTCAGTTATCAAAACTGTTGGCAAAACTTGAGCAGCAACCAGGTATTTTACATGCCAGACGTGCTGTTTAG
- the rlmD gene encoding 23S rRNA (uracil(1939)-C(5))-methyltransferase RlmD, with protein MQPTDTPKNPSSNTKTKRSVLADAPSKKQSKPSSRVRRRLKDAPPLPFKIDGLSHDGRGVAIYGNQFGTEDGHSEDKHGKKVFVSFALPDESVEVRLTNSRKSFEEGDAVKLISNPHPERQTPPCPHFGICGGCSLQHWQPEGQIAFKQTVLAELLEHQANIQPDNWLEPVVADRLGYRTKARMGVRYVAKKETALVGFRERNSNFLAELNECHILDERIGFELENLKALISSLEARAHIAQIELAMGEALPELPDGDQPVALILRHLEPLSNTDIERLKTFFKARQWQLYLQSKGPDSIQRVALNDYDDMSQQFGRLYYQLPEFDLTYEFIPTDFTQVNLSVNRKMTKLACDLLDLKPGERVLDLFSGLGNFSLPLARLVGGDDGSQGLAIGVEGSDAMTARAADNAKRNGITNTEFYNQDLTQDFSDQPWAQQGFDAILIDPPRSGAWEVMQYLPRFNAQRIVYVSCNPATLARDTKTLIEQGYRLTDAGVMDMFCHTGHVESIARFEKVTDISEAD; from the coding sequence ATGCAGCCCACCGATACCCCAAAAAATCCGTCATCTAACACCAAAACCAAGCGTTCTGTATTGGCTGATGCACCGAGCAAAAAACAGTCCAAACCAAGCTCACGTGTGCGTCGTCGTCTAAAAGATGCCCCGCCGCTTCCTTTTAAAATCGATGGCCTGTCTCATGACGGTCGTGGCGTGGCCATTTATGGCAACCAATTTGGTACAGAAGACGGACACAGTGAAGACAAGCATGGCAAAAAAGTATTTGTCAGCTTTGCACTGCCTGATGAATCTGTTGAAGTACGCCTGACCAACAGTCGTAAAAGCTTTGAAGAGGGTGACGCTGTCAAACTGATTAGCAACCCACATCCAGAGCGTCAGACCCCGCCCTGCCCTCATTTTGGTATATGCGGCGGTTGTAGCTTGCAACATTGGCAGCCTGAAGGCCAAATCGCGTTTAAACAAACCGTATTAGCTGAGCTGTTAGAGCATCAGGCCAATATTCAGCCTGATAATTGGCTTGAGCCCGTCGTGGCAGATCGTTTGGGCTATCGTACTAAGGCACGCATGGGTGTTCGCTATGTGGCCAAAAAAGAAACCGCTTTGGTCGGTTTCCGTGAGCGCAACAGCAACTTCTTAGCTGAGTTAAATGAGTGCCATATTCTTGATGAGCGCATTGGCTTCGAGCTTGAAAACTTAAAAGCACTTATTAGCTCGTTAGAAGCACGTGCACACATTGCTCAAATCGAATTAGCTATGGGTGAAGCGCTACCAGAGCTGCCAGATGGCGATCAACCTGTCGCACTAATTTTACGTCATCTAGAACCCTTATCTAACACTGATATCGAGCGATTAAAGACTTTCTTTAAAGCACGCCAATGGCAGCTTTATCTGCAGTCTAAAGGTCCTGATAGTATCCAACGTGTCGCTTTAAATGATTATGATGATATGAGTCAGCAGTTTGGCCGCTTGTATTATCAGCTTCCTGAGTTTGATTTAACTTACGAATTTATCCCGACTGACTTTACGCAAGTGAACTTATCGGTGAATCGCAAGATGACTAAGCTAGCGTGTGACTTACTCGACTTAAAACCAGGCGAGCGCGTACTGGATTTGTTTAGTGGTTTGGGCAACTTTAGTTTACCTCTAGCACGCTTGGTCGGCGGTGATGATGGTTCGCAAGGTCTTGCCATCGGCGTTGAAGGCTCAGATGCAATGACAGCCCGCGCAGCAGATAATGCCAAGCGCAATGGCATCACCAATACTGAGTTTTATAATCAAGATTTGACTCAAGACTTTAGTGATCAGCCTTGGGCACAGCAAGGTTTTGATGCCATCTTAATTGACCCACCTCGCTCTGGCGCTTGGGAGGTCATGCAGTATTTACCACGCTTTAATGCCCAGCGTATTGTCTATGTGTCTTGTAACCCGGCCACATTAGCACGCGATACTAAAACTTTAATTGAGCAAGGTTACCGCCTAACAGACGCCGGCGTAATGGATATGTTCTGTCATACTGGCCATGTTGAATCTATCGCCCGCTTTGAAAAAGTGACCGATATTTCAGAAGCTGATTAA
- the typA gene encoding translational GTPase TypA, producing the protein MSNEIQNLRNIAIIAHVDHGKTTLVDKLLHQSGTFDDRANIAERAMDSGAIEQERGITILAKNTAIKWQHPTRDIEYRINIVDTPGHADFGGEVERVMSMVDCVLLVVDAVDGPMPQTRFVTQKAFEQGLKPIVVINKIDRPGARPDWVMDQIFDLFDNLGATDEQLDFPIVYASALNGIAGLQADELAEDMTPLFETIVDVVEPPQVDADAPFRMQISSLDYNSFVGVIGIGRIERGRISTNTPVTVIDKEGKTRNGRILKIMGYHGLDRIDVENAQAGDIVCITGIDALNISDTICDPNNVEALPPLTVDEPTVSMTFQVNNSPFAGREGKFVTSRNIRERLERELIHNVALRVEDTESAEKFKVSGRGELHLSVLIENMRREGFELAVSRPEVIVKEVDGKLQEPYENVIFDVEEQHQGTIMEQVGLRKGEMTDMQLDGKGRMRIEAVMPARGLIGFRSEFMTLTSGTGILTSSFSHYGPQKIGDVGGRTNGVLVSMANGVCLGYALFNLQKRGKLFAEPQLEVYEGMIVGLNSRSDDMVVNPTTAKQLTNVRASGTDEALTLVPAIKFTLEQALEFIEDDELVEVTPKSIRLRKKYLTESERKRHGRKKEK; encoded by the coding sequence ATGTCTAATGAAATACAAAATTTACGCAATATCGCTATCATTGCCCACGTCGATCACGGTAAAACTACCTTAGTTGATAAATTATTACATCAATCAGGTACCTTCGACGACCGAGCTAATATTGCGGAACGCGCAATGGATTCAGGCGCGATTGAGCAGGAACGTGGTATTACGATTCTTGCTAAGAACACAGCCATTAAATGGCAACATCCGACCAGAGATATTGAGTATCGCATTAATATTGTGGATACCCCTGGCCACGCCGACTTCGGTGGCGAAGTAGAGCGCGTTATGTCAATGGTAGACTGCGTATTATTAGTCGTAGATGCTGTTGATGGTCCAATGCCGCAAACCCGATTTGTAACTCAAAAAGCTTTCGAGCAAGGCTTGAAACCTATTGTCGTTATTAACAAGATTGACCGTCCTGGTGCACGTCCTGATTGGGTAATGGATCAAATTTTTGATCTATTTGATAACCTAGGCGCTACTGATGAGCAGCTTGATTTCCCAATCGTTTATGCATCAGCTTTAAATGGTATTGCCGGTCTTCAGGCAGATGAGCTGGCTGAAGATATGACGCCATTATTTGAGACTATTGTTGATGTGGTAGAGCCACCTCAAGTTGATGCGGATGCACCTTTCCGTATGCAAATCTCAAGCTTAGATTACAACAGCTTTGTTGGTGTTATTGGTATTGGTCGTATCGAGCGTGGTCGCATTTCGACTAACACACCAGTGACTGTTATTGATAAAGAAGGTAAAACCCGCAACGGTCGTATCTTAAAAATCATGGGCTATCATGGCCTAGATCGTATTGATGTTGAAAACGCTCAAGCAGGTGATATTGTTTGTATTACCGGTATCGATGCGTTGAATATCTCAGACACCATTTGTGATCCAAATAATGTCGAAGCATTACCGCCATTAACGGTAGATGAGCCGACTGTTTCTATGACGTTCCAGGTTAACAACTCACCATTCGCTGGTCGCGAAGGTAAGTTTGTAACCTCACGTAATATTCGTGAGCGTTTAGAGCGCGAATTGATTCATAACGTGGCACTACGTGTTGAAGACACTGAGTCAGCAGAGAAATTTAAAGTATCTGGTCGTGGTGAGCTTCACTTATCTGTACTGATCGAAAATATGCGTCGTGAAGGCTTCGAGCTTGCAGTATCACGTCCAGAAGTTATCGTGAAAGAAGTAGACGGTAAGCTACAAGAGCCTTATGAAAATGTGATTTTTGATGTGGAAGAGCAGCATCAAGGTACTATCATGGAGCAAGTAGGTCTGCGCAAAGGCGAAATGACCGATATGCAACTTGATGGTAAAGGCCGTATGCGTATTGAAGCCGTTATGCCAGCTCGTGGCTTGATTGGTTTCCGTTCTGAGTTCATGACATTGACATCAGGTACCGGTATCTTAACCTCAAGCTTCTCGCATTATGGTCCACAAAAAATTGGTGATGTTGGTGGTCGTACCAATGGTGTGCTGGTTTCTATGGCCAACGGTGTTTGCTTGGGCTATGCGTTGTTTAACCTACAAAAACGCGGTAAGTTATTTGCCGAACCTCAACTAGAAGTGTATGAGGGTATGATTGTTGGTCTAAACTCACGTAGTGATGATATGGTTGTTAACCCAACGACTGCTAAGCAGTTAACCAACGTTCGTGCCAGTGGTACCGATGAAGCGTTAACCTTAGTTCCTGCTATCAAGTTCACTCTTGAGCAAGCGCTTGAGTTTATCGAAGATGATGAGCTGGTTGAAGTGACACCTAAGTCGATTCGTTTACGTAAAAAATATTTAACTGAAAGTGAGCGTAAGCGTCACGGCCGTAAAAAAGAAAAGTAA
- the mscL gene encoding large conductance mechanosensitive channel protein MscL, with amino-acid sequence MSMISEFKEFALKGNVMDLAVGVIIGGAFSTITTSLVEDVIMPIVAFIAGGEINFKNMFIVLGDVPEGVAMTYDSLKGAGIPILAYGSFITVLINFLILAFIIFMMVKGMNKMRRNNAVEEEVVEDTPSEEVLLLREISKKLSK; translated from the coding sequence ATGAGCATGATCTCAGAATTTAAAGAGTTTGCCCTAAAAGGCAATGTTATGGATTTGGCAGTCGGTGTCATTATCGGCGGTGCTTTTTCAACCATTACCACCTCATTGGTTGAAGATGTCATTATGCCTATCGTGGCTTTCATTGCCGGTGGCGAAATCAACTTTAAGAACATGTTTATTGTACTAGGTGATGTGCCAGAAGGCGTTGCCATGACATACGACAGCTTAAAAGGAGCGGGTATTCCTATCTTAGCTTACGGTAGCTTCATCACCGTATTAATTAACTTCTTAATTTTAGCCTTCATTATCTTTATGATGGTTAAAGGCATGAACAAAATGCGCCGTAACAATGCGGTTGAAGAAGAAGTGGTTGAAGATACACCATCAGAAGAAGTATTGTTATTACGTGAAATTAGCAAAAAGCTAAGCAAGTAA
- a CDS encoding OmpA family protein: MKFNKMTLAILAASAPMLATAGVTVSPLLLGYHYTEGSKTEERTAELFGSDISKEDGLYTGAALGIELTPSTQFQIEYGISDTDAQSNGQEVGDMEQRMISGNFLVGFDEFTGYRDSAFRPYALVGAGQSKLKYESRDGTRTADSKDTIGNLGLGAMYRINDALSLRGEARAIHNFDQNWWEGMALAGLEVVLGGHLAPAVAAPPVATVEPTPVVVVEADQDSDGDGVVDRLDQCPNTAPNVVVDERGCPVQVQIDDELKMELRVFFDNDKSVIKEQYKPEIAKVAEKMREYPNSSASIEGHASKTSRSSATYNQRLSEARAIAVKTMLTNEFGVAPNRLSTVGYGFDRPIAPNDTEEGRAMNRRVYAVITGNKTMTVDQTKDMNVQ; this comes from the coding sequence ATGAAATTCAATAAGATGACTTTGGCTATACTTGCAGCTTCTGCACCAATGCTAGCAACTGCAGGCGTAACAGTTAGTCCACTACTATTAGGTTACCACTACACTGAAGGTAGTAAAACTGAAGAAAGAACTGCAGAGTTATTTGGTAGCGACATCTCGAAAGAAGATGGCCTATATACTGGTGCCGCTCTTGGTATCGAACTAACCCCATCTACTCAGTTCCAAATTGAATACGGCATCTCTGATACTGATGCTCAAAGCAATGGCCAAGAAGTTGGCGATATGGAACAAAGAATGATCTCTGGTAACTTCCTAGTAGGCTTTGACGAGTTCACTGGTTACCGTGACAGCGCATTCCGTCCATACGCTTTAGTTGGTGCTGGTCAGTCTAAGCTTAAGTATGAAAGCAGAGATGGTACTAGAACTGCTGATTCAAAAGACACTATCGGTAACCTAGGTCTAGGTGCTATGTATCGCATCAACGACGCACTAAGCCTACGTGGTGAAGCGCGTGCGATTCATAACTTCGACCAAAACTGGTGGGAAGGTATGGCTCTTGCTGGTCTAGAAGTAGTTCTAGGCGGTCACTTAGCTCCAGCAGTTGCTGCGCCACCTGTAGCAACAGTTGAACCTACTCCAGTTGTTGTTGTTGAAGCTGACCAAGATTCAGACGGCGACGGCGTTGTTGACAGATTAGACCAGTGTCCAAACACTGCACCTAACGTTGTAGTTGACGAGCGCGGCTGTCCAGTTCAAGTTCAGATCGATGACGAACTGAAAATGGAATTACGTGTATTCTTTGACAACGACAAATCAGTAATCAAAGAACAGTACAAGCCAGAAATTGCTAAAGTAGCTGAAAAAATGCGTGAGTATCCAAACTCATCTGCTAGCATCGAAGGTCACGCTTCTAAAACTAGCCGCAGTTCTGCTACCTACAACCAGCGTCTATCTGAAGCACGTGCTATCGCTGTGAAAACTATGCTTACTAACGAATTTGGCGTTGCTCCAAACCGTCTAAGCACTGTTGGTTATGGTTTCGATCGTCCAATCGCTCCTAACGATACTGAAGAAGGTCGTGCGATGAACCGTCGTGTATATGCTGTTATCACTGGTAACAAAACCATGACTGTTGATCAAACTAAAGATATGAACGTTCAGTAA
- the mutM gene encoding bifunctional DNA-formamidopyrimidine glycosylase/DNA-(apurinic or apyrimidinic site) lyase, with translation MPELPEVETTKVSLTPLLNQQVAKVDVFQPKLRWPVPNDLAQLEGYQLKQVSRRAKYLILQFQRDSDNQDSLVLDKNKPQYKSVIIHLGMSGSLQQFEEGSDKRKHDHLILHFQNPQNPGADKQLHYHDPRRFGALLWFDDYADRLFSHLGAEPLSEEFNASYLYNRIHRIAENKERGQSNKKALKPISRPIKSVIMDQVVVVGVGNIYATESLFLSHIHPSTPADQLSKTQLETLTKHIRAILQRAIEKGGSSLRDFKVASDATGYFQQTLLVYGKHKEPCPTCGTDIDKVVINGRASTFCPECQPL, from the coding sequence ATGCCTGAGTTACCTGAAGTCGAAACCACAAAAGTAAGCTTAACGCCCTTGTTAAATCAGCAAGTGGCCAAAGTTGACGTATTCCAGCCTAAGCTGCGCTGGCCGGTACCAAATGACCTAGCACAGCTAGAAGGTTATCAGTTAAAGCAGGTCTCTCGCCGCGCAAAATATCTTATTTTACAGTTTCAGCGTGACTCAGATAATCAAGATAGTTTGGTTTTAGATAAAAATAAGCCGCAATATAAGTCTGTGATTATCCACCTGGGCATGTCAGGCAGTCTTCAGCAGTTTGAAGAAGGCAGTGACAAGCGCAAGCACGATCATTTGATTCTTCATTTTCAAAACCCTCAAAACCCAGGCGCTGATAAACAGCTGCATTATCATGATCCACGCCGCTTTGGGGCTCTACTTTGGTTTGATGATTATGCTGATCGACTGTTCTCACATTTAGGCGCAGAACCGTTAAGTGAAGAGTTTAACGCGTCGTACCTGTATAACCGAATCCATAGAATTGCTGAAAATAAGGAACGCGGTCAGTCAAATAAAAAAGCACTGAAGCCCATATCGCGCCCGATTAAATCGGTTATTATGGATCAGGTTGTGGTGGTTGGTGTGGGTAATATATATGCAACCGAAAGCTTATTCTTGTCTCATATCCATCCTAGCACCCCAGCAGATCAACTGAGTAAAACTCAGCTTGAAACATTAACTAAGCACATTCGCGCCATTTTACAACGCGCTATTGAAAAGGGAGGCTCCAGCTTACGTGACTTCAAAGTAGCCAGTGATGCAACTGGATATTTTCAGCAGACATTACTGGTATATGGCAAGCATAAAGAGCCTTGCCCAACTTGCGGCACTGATATCGATAAAGTAGTGATTAATGGCCGTGCCAGTACGTTTTGTCCAGAGTGCCAGCCACTTTAA
- a CDS encoding pyridoxine 5'-phosphate synthase, protein MTKNVSTATPLLGVNIDHVATLRQARGVAYPDPIAAALLCEQAGADGITLHLREDRRHIQDDDVYRMKPLLKTRMNLEMATTSEMLAIALDVKPEWVCLVPEKREELTTEGGLDVAAQVETLAPYIKSLQQADIKVSLFIDPEPAQIEAALHCGTDAVELHTGKYSEATLTEDKAEIAKELARVQQAAEYALSKSEQLIINAGHGLTRDNVHAIASIHGIYELNIGHALIADSVFMGLEKAVQAMQAAMQGKKI, encoded by the coding sequence ATGACTAAAAATGTATCTACTGCAACACCGTTATTGGGTGTCAATATTGATCACGTTGCTACGTTGCGTCAAGCGCGTGGGGTTGCTTATCCAGATCCTATCGCTGCTGCCTTATTATGTGAGCAAGCGGGTGCTGATGGCATTACGCTACATTTGCGTGAAGACAGACGTCACATTCAAGATGACGATGTGTATCGCATGAAGCCATTGTTAAAAACACGTATGAATCTGGAAATGGCGACTACTAGCGAGATGTTAGCCATTGCATTAGATGTTAAGCCTGAATGGGTATGCTTGGTACCAGAAAAGCGTGAAGAGCTGACCACCGAAGGCGGTTTAGATGTGGCTGCGCAAGTAGAGACGTTAGCACCTTATATTAAATCGCTACAGCAAGCTGATATTAAGGTGTCACTATTTATAGACCCTGAGCCTGCTCAAATTGAAGCGGCTTTACACTGTGGTACCGATGCTGTGGAGTTACATACAGGTAAATACTCTGAGGCTACATTGACCGAAGATAAGGCAGAGATTGCCAAAGAATTAGCACGTGTTCAGCAAGCGGCAGAGTATGCCTTGTCAAAGAGTGAACAGTTAATCATCAATGCGGGTCATGGTTTGACTCGGGATAACGTGCATGCCATTGCTAGCATACATGGCATTTATGAGCTGAATATCGGTCATGCATTGATCGCAGACAGCGTGTTTATGGGCCTAGAGAAAGCAGTTCAGGCCATGCAAGCGGCCATGCAAGGTAAAAAGATATAA
- a CDS encoding 3'-5' exonuclease, with amino-acid sequence MTDFANRPILVFDVETVADIDGARRIYPELASLNDQDALTALTSLRTQEAGHDFMRLPLHRIVCISVLYIKSGQFSLFSLTADEHSEKEILATFFRAFNDLQSLPQLVSWNGSGFDIPVIIYRAMQYDLSVPLLFETGDRIHSMRFDNYVSRYHDRHLDLMDRFSQYGSSRRESMNLVASLYGLPGKTDIDGSMVGDLVQREQWHELALYCESDALNTWLIFLRWLRLTGTLNSANFESWQAQTRDYLSTKREADDSIRHQAFLDHWPDVSNS; translated from the coding sequence TCGAAACCGTCGCTGATATCGACGGGGCGCGTCGCATCTATCCAGAGCTGGCATCGCTTAATGACCAAGATGCACTGACCGCATTGACCAGCCTACGCACTCAAGAAGCAGGCCATGACTTCATGCGCCTGCCCTTACATCGTATTGTCTGCATCTCTGTACTGTATATAAAATCAGGTCAATTTTCTTTATTTTCACTCACTGCTGACGAGCACAGTGAAAAAGAAATCTTAGCTACTTTTTTCCGCGCCTTTAATGACCTACAAAGCTTACCGCAATTAGTCAGCTGGAATGGCTCAGGCTTTGATATTCCTGTGATTATCTACCGCGCCATGCAGTATGATTTAAGCGTGCCTTTGTTGTTTGAAACCGGCGACCGTATTCACAGCATGCGCTTTGACAACTATGTCAGTCGTTATCATGATCGACATCTGGACTTAATGGATCGATTTAGCCAATATGGCAGCAGTCGTCGTGAATCCATGAATTTGGTAGCCAGTCTCTATGGTCTGCCTGGCAAAACCGATATCGATGGCAGCATGGTCGGTGACTTAGTTCAGCGAGAACAGTGGCATGAGCTTGCGCTGTATTGCGAGTCAGACGCATTGAATACGTGGCTAATCTTCTTACGTTGGCTGCGTTTAACTGGCACCTTAAATTCTGCCAACTTTGAGAGCTGGCAGGCACAAACTCGTGACTATCTCAGCACCAAGCGTGAGGCCGATGACAGCATACGTCATCAAGCCTTTTTGGATCATTGGCCTGATGTGTCTAACAGCTAA
- a CDS encoding Tfp pilus assembly protein FimT/FimU, producing MPPTCDNHNIRYSAYQSGFSLLETLITVAIIALMGSIAIPSFINSLKGWEANQIRSHITNAIRTAKIQSRIQRQNTIMCFANEQLACHKQANAYLLVFVDTDNSNTFTPNSDRLVLKQAMGLDYGQIYLRAANRHYIKFYGDSGLPRGHFGHIKYCPNNADTQNMYQVSINQQGNHRFKPYDFKKTGCPN from the coding sequence ATGCCGCCTACTTGCGATAATCACAATATACGATATAGCGCTTATCAATCTGGCTTTAGCTTGTTGGAAACACTCATCACAGTGGCAATCATTGCATTAATGGGTTCTATTGCTATCCCCTCTTTTATAAACAGTCTAAAAGGATGGGAAGCCAATCAAATCCGCAGTCATATCACCAATGCCATACGCACTGCTAAGATACAAAGTCGTATTCAAAGACAAAACACCATTATGTGCTTTGCCAACGAGCAGCTCGCCTGCCACAAACAAGCCAACGCTTATTTGCTGGTATTTGTAGATACTGATAATAGCAATACCTTTACACCTAATAGCGACCGCTTGGTGTTAAAACAAGCGATGGGACTAGATTATGGCCAAATTTATCTGCGCGCAGCCAACCGTCACTACATAAAGTTTTATGGAGACAGCGGCCTACCTCGAGGTCACTTTGGTCATATAAAGTATTGCCCGAACAATGCAGACACCCAAAATATGTACCAAGTATCGATAAATCAGCAGGGCAACCATCGCTTTAAACCTTACGATTTTAAAAAGACGGGCTGCCCTAATTAG